One Serinicoccus chungangensis genomic window carries:
- a CDS encoding HelD family protein, with product MPAPPTDPRVELAAEQAHLARARTELARMREHTLSLTADGGDALAGEALARTLWLRARALQDDPGTTLFFGRVDREDGTEGERLYIGRRHVSDGHGDPVVIDWRAGVSMPFYRASTHDPMGVRRRRRFGVEGGQITAFEDEVLADAGGGAVPGADAGGGQASGGSSILAREIERPRIGPMRDIVATIQPEQDEIVRADVATTLCVQGAPGTGKTAVGLHRAAWLLYAFRERLARSGVLVVGPNRAFLEHVGAVLPSLGEISVRHTTADDLVVGGTSARVRATDSTEVARLKGEARMAGVLREALWGAVGPATEALVVPRGSRRWRVPAYEVQDMIEELRGRGVSYSAARAMLHQRLAHAVMVAMERSGDSPDDRVQDGVARSAPVRAYVKTVWPEVKPGAVLARVLSTGAHLDDDQQAMVWQKPPRTAAGARWSAADLVLLDELADLLDRTPSLGHVVLDEAQDLSPMQLRAVGRRASTGSLTVLGDLAQGTTPWSTASWEESLRHLGKDLSAPTTHLEELVRGFRVPSAVIDFAARLLPAIAPDLAPPESVRSNPGRLDLIPVEDAVVGATAATTDAGAHEGSVGVIVPDAWVEEVGAALRGAGVEHEVMDGTHAEEGLSVRVFLVPATVAKGLEFDQVVVVEPAAIAAAEPDERTGLRRLYVVLTRAVSGLTVVHAEPLPGPLAAAP from the coding sequence ATGCCCGCTCCCCCGACCGACCCGCGCGTCGAGCTCGCCGCCGAGCAGGCGCACCTCGCGCGTGCCCGCACCGAGCTGGCGCGCATGCGCGAGCACACCCTCTCCCTGACCGCGGACGGCGGTGACGCCCTCGCCGGCGAGGCGCTGGCGCGCACGCTGTGGCTGCGGGCCAGGGCTCTGCAGGACGACCCGGGGACGACGCTGTTCTTCGGCCGGGTCGACCGCGAGGACGGCACCGAGGGCGAACGCCTCTACATCGGGCGCCGCCACGTCTCCGACGGTCACGGCGACCCCGTCGTCATCGACTGGCGGGCCGGGGTGTCGATGCCGTTCTACCGCGCGAGCACGCACGACCCGATGGGGGTGCGCCGGCGGCGTCGCTTCGGGGTCGAGGGCGGCCAGATCACGGCCTTCGAGGACGAGGTGCTGGCGGACGCCGGCGGCGGGGCCGTGCCCGGGGCCGACGCCGGTGGTGGGCAGGCCTCCGGCGGCAGCAGCATCCTCGCCCGGGAGATCGAGCGGCCCCGGATCGGCCCGATGCGCGACATCGTCGCCACCATCCAGCCCGAGCAGGACGAGATCGTGCGCGCCGACGTGGCCACGACACTGTGCGTCCAGGGCGCGCCGGGCACCGGCAAGACCGCCGTGGGCCTGCACCGCGCGGCCTGGCTGCTCTACGCCTTCCGCGAGCGGCTCGCCCGCTCCGGTGTCCTCGTCGTCGGGCCCAACCGCGCCTTCCTCGAGCACGTCGGCGCGGTGCTGCCCTCGCTGGGGGAGATCAGCGTCCGGCACACGACGGCCGACGACCTCGTCGTCGGCGGCACGTCCGCCCGGGTCCGCGCGACCGACAGCACCGAGGTGGCCCGGCTCAAGGGCGAGGCCCGGATGGCCGGGGTCCTGCGGGAGGCGCTCTGGGGCGCGGTGGGCCCCGCCACCGAGGCGCTCGTCGTCCCGCGCGGCTCGCGCCGGTGGCGGGTCCCCGCCTACGAGGTGCAGGACATGATCGAGGAGCTGCGCGGGCGGGGCGTGAGCTACTCCGCCGCCCGGGCCATGCTGCACCAGCGTCTCGCGCACGCGGTCATGGTGGCCATGGAGCGCTCCGGGGACTCCCCCGACGACCGGGTGCAGGACGGCGTGGCGAGGTCGGCGCCGGTCCGGGCCTACGTCAAGACGGTCTGGCCCGAGGTGAAGCCGGGCGCCGTGCTCGCCCGGGTGCTCTCGACCGGGGCGCACCTGGACGACGACCAGCAGGCCATGGTGTGGCAGAAGCCGCCACGGACGGCGGCCGGGGCGCGCTGGAGCGCCGCCGACCTGGTGCTGCTGGACGAGCTGGCCGACCTGCTCGACCGCACCCCGAGCCTGGGGCACGTCGTCCTCGACGAGGCCCAGGACCTGTCGCCCATGCAGCTGCGCGCCGTCGGGCGCCGGGCCTCCACGGGGTCGCTCACGGTGCTGGGGGACCTCGCCCAGGGCACGACGCCGTGGTCGACGGCCTCGTGGGAGGAGTCGTTGCGGCACCTGGGCAAGGACCTCTCCGCGCCGACGACCCACCTGGAGGAGCTGGTCCGCGGCTTCCGGGTGCCCTCGGCCGTCATCGACTTCGCCGCCCGCCTGCTCCCGGCCATCGCCCCCGACCTGGCGCCCCCGGAGTCGGTGCGGTCCAACCCCGGGCGGCTGGACCTCATACCCGTCGAGGACGCGGTCGTCGGCGCCACGGCGGCGACGACCGACGCCGGCGCGCACGAGGGGTCGGTCGGCGTCATCGTGCCCGACGCGTGGGTGGAGGAGGTCGGGGCCGCGCTGCGCGGGGCGGGCGTCGAGCACGAGGTCATGGACGGGACGCACGCGGAGGAGGGCCTGAGCGTGCGCGTCTTCCTCGTCCCCGCGACGGTGGCCAAGGGCCTGGAGTTCGACCAGGTCGTCGTCGTCGAGCCGGCCGCGATCGCCGCTGCCGAGCCCGACGAGCGCACCGGCCTGCGCCGGCTCTACGTCGTCCTCACCCGGGCGGTGAGCGGCCTCACCGTCGTGCACGCCGAGCCGCTGCCCGGCCCGCTCGCCGCCGCCCCCTGA
- a CDS encoding NAD-dependent epimerase/dehydratase family protein — protein MKIAVLGGDGFCGWPAALHLSDLGHDVVIVDNLVRRRIDEELGASSLTPIASPQERLAAWEQVGGRPMELVELDLAQDYDGLVAVLDERRPDAVVHFAEQRSAPYSMKSARHKRFTVDNNTNATHNLLCAMVETGLDAHLVHLGTMGVYGYGTAGMAIPEGYLDVEIAAEDGTRVEQEILYPTNPGSIYHMTKCLDQQLFAYYAKNDALRITDLHQGIIWGTHTEQTLRDERLVNRFDYDGDYGTVLNRFLMQAAVGYPLTVHGTGGQTRAFIHIRDMVRCVQIALENPPAAGDRVKIFNQMTETHRVRDLAELVARISDAEVELVPNPRHEAAENELHVHNETFLDLGLQPTLLEEGLLMEVEDVARRYADRADLDKIPCTSVWTSRQQAGVPASRGAAVERTA, from the coding sequence GTGAAGATCGCTGTCCTCGGCGGTGACGGCTTCTGCGGCTGGCCCGCGGCGCTGCACCTGTCCGACCTCGGCCACGACGTGGTCATCGTCGACAACCTCGTCCGACGGCGGATCGACGAGGAGCTCGGGGCCTCCTCGCTCACGCCCATCGCGAGCCCGCAGGAGCGCCTGGCCGCCTGGGAGCAGGTCGGCGGACGACCGATGGAGCTCGTCGAGCTCGACCTCGCGCAGGACTACGACGGCCTGGTCGCCGTCCTCGACGAGCGGCGCCCCGACGCGGTCGTGCACTTCGCCGAGCAGCGCTCCGCGCCCTACTCGATGAAGTCGGCCAGGCACAAGCGCTTCACCGTCGACAACAACACCAACGCCACCCACAACCTGCTCTGCGCCATGGTCGAGACGGGCCTGGACGCGCACCTGGTGCACCTGGGGACCATGGGCGTCTACGGCTACGGCACGGCCGGTATGGCGATCCCCGAGGGCTACCTCGACGTCGAGATCGCCGCCGAGGACGGGACCCGGGTCGAGCAGGAGATCCTCTACCCCACCAACCCGGGCTCGATCTACCACATGACCAAGTGCCTGGACCAGCAGCTCTTCGCCTACTACGCCAAGAACGACGCGCTGCGCATCACCGACCTGCACCAAGGCATCATCTGGGGCACCCACACGGAGCAGACGCTGCGCGACGAGCGCCTCGTCAACCGCTTCGACTACGACGGCGACTACGGCACGGTGCTCAACCGCTTCCTCATGCAGGCCGCCGTCGGCTACCCGCTCACCGTGCACGGCACCGGCGGCCAGACCCGGGCCTTCATCCACATCCGCGACATGGTCCGGTGCGTGCAGATCGCCCTGGAGAACCCGCCCGCCGCGGGCGACCGGGTCAAGATCTTCAACCAGATGACCGAGACCCACCGGGTGCGCGACCTGGCCGAGCTCGTCGCCCGGATCAGCGACGCCGAGGTCGAGCTCGTGCCCAACCCGCGCCACGAGGCGGCCGAGAACGAGCTGCACGTGCACAACGAGACCTTCCTCGACCTCGGCCTCCAGCCGACCCTGCTCGAGGAGGGCCTGCTCATGGAGGTCGAGGACGTCGCCCGGCGCTACGCCGACCGTGCCGACCTCGACAAGATCCCCTGCACCTCGGTGTGGACCTCCCGGCAGCAGGCCGGCGTGCCCGCCTCGCGCGGCGCCGCCGTGGAACGCACGGCCTGA
- a CDS encoding ABC-F family ATP-binding cassette domain-containing protein — MGHVDVAAVGYTLPDGRPLLRDIGLRVGDGARVALVGPNGSGKTTLLRVVADELRPHEGSVSRSGGLGVMPQLIGTMGREVGADDAPPTVRDLLVSVAPTRIRAAARALDAAELAIMTVDDEPAQLGYAQALADWADVGGYEQETLWDVCTVAALGIPFEQAQWRGTDTLSGGEQKRLALEALLRGPEEVLLLDEPDNYLDVPGKRWLEEQLRASPKTVLLVSHDRELLARAATRVATLEPGAAGSTLWVHPGSFATWHEARAERNARLEEARRRWDEEHASLRALMLRYKAKAAYNADMASQYQAAQTRLRRFEEAGPPEAVSHEQRVRMRLRGGRTAKRAVVCEALELTGLMRPFDLEVWYGDRVAVLGSNGSGKSHLLRLLAAGGSDPEPGQRPVGDVVPAPVRHTGVARLGARVRPGWFAQTHDHPALRGRTLLEILHRGDEHRRGMPREEAARVLDRYELARAGEQRFESLSGGQQARLQILLLELSGATLLLLDEPTDNLDLHSAEALQEGLDAFEGTVVAVTHDRWFAASFDRFLVLAADGRVRETDGPVWDEGRVERAR, encoded by the coding sequence ATGGGACACGTCGACGTCGCCGCCGTCGGCTACACCCTGCCCGACGGCCGCCCGCTGCTGCGCGACATCGGTCTGCGGGTCGGCGACGGCGCGCGGGTCGCCCTCGTCGGGCCGAACGGCAGCGGCAAGACCACGCTGCTGCGGGTCGTCGCCGACGAGCTGCGCCCGCACGAGGGCTCGGTGTCCCGCAGCGGCGGGCTCGGGGTCATGCCGCAGCTCATCGGCACGATGGGCCGCGAGGTCGGCGCGGACGACGCCCCGCCGACGGTCCGCGACCTGCTGGTCTCGGTGGCCCCGACGCGGATCCGCGCGGCCGCCCGGGCGCTGGACGCCGCCGAGCTGGCGATCATGACCGTCGACGACGAGCCGGCCCAGCTCGGCTACGCCCAGGCGCTCGCCGACTGGGCCGACGTCGGCGGCTACGAGCAGGAGACGCTCTGGGACGTCTGCACGGTCGCGGCCCTCGGCATACCCTTCGAGCAGGCGCAGTGGCGGGGGACCGACACCCTCTCCGGCGGGGAGCAGAAGCGGCTGGCGCTGGAGGCGCTGCTGCGGGGGCCCGAGGAAGTGCTGCTCCTGGACGAGCCGGACAACTACCTCGACGTCCCCGGCAAGCGCTGGCTGGAGGAGCAGCTGCGGGCGAGCCCGAAGACCGTCCTGCTCGTCAGCCACGACCGCGAGCTGCTGGCCCGCGCCGCCACCCGGGTGGCCACGCTCGAGCCGGGGGCGGCGGGGAGCACGCTCTGGGTGCACCCGGGCAGCTTCGCCACCTGGCACGAGGCACGGGCCGAGCGCAACGCGCGGCTGGAGGAGGCCCGGCGGCGGTGGGACGAGGAGCATGCCTCGCTGCGCGCGCTCATGCTGCGCTACAAGGCGAAGGCCGCCTACAACGCCGACATGGCCAGCCAGTACCAGGCGGCGCAGACCCGGTTGCGGCGCTTCGAGGAGGCCGGGCCGCCGGAGGCCGTGAGCCACGAGCAGCGGGTCCGGATGCGGCTGCGCGGAGGGCGGACCGCCAAGCGGGCCGTCGTCTGCGAGGCCCTGGAGCTGACCGGTCTCATGCGGCCCTTCGACCTCGAGGTCTGGTACGGCGACCGGGTGGCCGTCCTCGGCTCCAACGGGTCGGGCAAGTCGCACCTGCTGCGGCTCCTCGCGGCCGGCGGCAGCGACCCCGAGCCGGGGCAGCGGCCGGTCGGCGACGTCGTCCCGGCGCCGGTGCGGCATACCGGGGTGGCGCGCCTGGGTGCCCGGGTGCGCCCGGGCTGGTTCGCCCAGACCCACGACCACCCGGCGCTGCGCGGGCGCACCCTGCTGGAGATCCTGCACCGCGGGGACGAGCACCGCCGGGGTATGCCGCGCGAGGAGGCCGCGCGCGTGCTCGACCGCTACGAGCTCGCCCGGGCCGGGGAGCAGCGCTTCGAGTCGCTCTCCGGGGGCCAGCAGGCGCGACTGCAGATCCTGCTGCTGGAGCTGTCCGGGGCCACCCTGCTGCTGCTCGACGAGCCCACGGACAACCTCGACCTGCACTCCGCCGAGGCGCTGCAGGAGGGGCTCGACGCCTTCGAGGGGACGGTGGTCGCCGTCACCCACGACCGCTGGTTCGCCGCGTCCTTCGACCGGTTCCTCGTCCTCGCGGCGGACGGCCGCGTGCGCGAGACCGACGGGCCGGTGTGGGACGAGGGGCGGGTCGAGCGGGCCCGCTGA
- a CDS encoding MTH1187 family thiamine-binding protein — protein MLFAFSVAPTQSADESGSVSEAVADAIRVVRDSGLPYELTSMFTTIEGEWDEVVPVIKAACDAVAQHSPRVSLVVKADLRPGYAGQLTEKVDRVHAHLSDD, from the coding sequence ATGCTCTTCGCCTTCTCCGTCGCCCCCACCCAGTCCGCCGACGAGTCCGGCTCGGTCAGCGAGGCCGTCGCCGACGCCATCCGGGTGGTCCGCGACTCCGGCCTGCCCTACGAGCTCACCTCGATGTTCACCACCATCGAGGGCGAGTGGGACGAGGTCGTGCCGGTCATCAAGGCGGCCTGCGACGCCGTGGCGCAGCACTCCCCGCGCGTCTCGCTCGTGGTCAAGGCCGACCTGCGCCCGGGGTATGCCGGTCAGCTCACCGAGAAGGTGGACCGGGTCCACGCCCACCTGTCCGACGACTGA
- a CDS encoding sensor histidine kinase, whose product MLHHLRRAAYSKLHGLSLTRRLVTVLVLLVLAAYLLTTSVTITMLRGYLVDRVDADLETYITPLAQRVSAQLLEDATGRQDTSAELWLPPNSYYILLTPLDDSAPPVSLASRGMDDTPDLTRVAIDDGRLGEPFTVGGDKGGGTWRVLALPLDNDQGVVSGTIAVALPLDEVDSTTRQLAFLTIVIGLTTMVVVGVLGWFAVRRAFRPLTRIEDTAAAIAGGDLARRIPPHGARDEVGSLSDSLNRMLARIEHSFAVREASEQRMRDFVADASHELRTPLATVKGYAELHRFGAMSGPEDVAGAMRRIEDEATRMTRLVEDLLTLTRWDSQPQMAPTRVDLTVLASDVVQDARVRAPDRTVRLVPLAGGLPDATPEVVGEDGALRQVLTNLVANALAHTPAGTAVEVAVGRVDGTVVVEVRDHGTGLDEDTAERVFERFYRADKSRSRASGGTGLGLAIVAAIVGRHQGSVRHLPTPGGGATFRVELPTDPRPADS is encoded by the coding sequence GTGCTGCACCACCTGCGCCGCGCCGCCTACAGCAAGCTCCACGGGCTCTCCCTCACCCGACGCCTGGTGACGGTGCTCGTGCTGCTGGTCCTGGCGGCATACCTCCTCACCACGTCGGTGACCATCACCATGCTCCGCGGCTACCTCGTCGACCGCGTGGACGCCGACCTGGAGACCTACATCACCCCGCTCGCCCAGCGGGTGTCGGCCCAGCTGCTCGAGGACGCGACGGGCCGGCAGGACACCAGCGCCGAGCTGTGGCTGCCGCCCAACTCCTACTACATCCTGCTGACGCCCCTGGACGACTCGGCGCCGCCCGTCTCCCTCGCCTCCCGCGGCATGGACGACACGCCGGACCTCACCCGGGTGGCCATCGACGACGGCCGCCTCGGCGAGCCGTTCACCGTCGGCGGCGACAAGGGCGGGGGGACCTGGCGGGTGCTCGCGCTGCCGCTGGACAACGACCAGGGCGTGGTGTCCGGCACGATCGCGGTCGCCCTGCCCCTGGACGAGGTCGACAGCACCACCCGGCAGCTCGCCTTCCTCACCATCGTCATCGGCCTCACCACGATGGTCGTGGTGGGGGTGCTCGGCTGGTTCGCGGTGCGCCGCGCCTTCCGCCCGCTCACCCGCATCGAGGACACCGCCGCCGCCATCGCGGGCGGCGACCTCGCCCGCCGCATCCCGCCACACGGCGCCCGCGACGAGGTCGGGTCGCTGTCGGACTCGCTCAACCGCATGCTCGCCCGCATCGAGCACTCCTTCGCCGTCCGCGAGGCCTCCGAGCAGCGGATGCGCGACTTCGTCGCCGACGCCTCGCACGAGCTGCGCACCCCGCTCGCCACCGTCAAGGGGTATGCCGAGCTGCACCGCTTCGGGGCGATGTCCGGCCCCGAGGACGTCGCCGGGGCGATGCGCCGGATCGAGGACGAGGCCACCCGGATGACCCGGCTGGTGGAGGACCTGCTGACGCTGACCCGCTGGGACTCCCAGCCGCAGATGGCGCCCACCCGGGTGGACCTGACCGTGCTCGCCTCCGACGTCGTGCAGGACGCGCGGGTGCGCGCCCCGGACCGGACCGTGCGCCTCGTGCCCCTGGCCGGCGGCCTGCCGGACGCCACGCCCGAGGTGGTCGGCGAGGACGGTGCGCTGCGCCAGGTGCTCACCAACCTCGTGGCCAACGCCCTCGCGCACACCCCCGCGGGCACGGCCGTCGAGGTGGCGGTAGGCCGGGTCGACGGCACCGTCGTCGTCGAGGTGCGCGACCACGGCACCGGCCTGGACGAGGACACGGCCGAGCGGGTCTTCGAGCGGTTCTACCGGGCCGACAAGTCGCGCAGCCGCGCCTCCGGCGGCACGGGTCTCGGCCTGGCGATCGTCGCCGCCATCGTCGGGCGCCACCAGGGGTCCGTGCGGCACCTGCCCACCCCCGGTGGCGGCGCGACCTTCCGGGTCGAGCTGCCCACGGACCCACGTCCAGCAGATTCCTAG
- a CDS encoding NRAMP family divalent metal transporter yields the protein MVIDGETRTTTERSTWSSRRGALGPGLLAASAAIGASHLISSTQAGALFGWQLVWLIVLANVLKYPFFRFGPQYAAETGRSLVEGYARRGKAYLWVFFVLAAVSSVISTAGVALLCTVILAYLLPASWGLGVPVLAAGLLAVTWMLLVGGHYKALDGVTKIIMVLLALSTVVAVVMAAGQGAVRQPGFEDPSPWTLATLPFLVAVIGWMPAPIEISALNSLWVKAKGADRRLAVRDVLFDFNLGYVVSTVLAVFFIGLGVFVQYGSGQEMEMAGGAYIPQLMSMYGAAIGQWAVPLMALIAFACMFGTVISVVDGYGRAAAESLRLIRGQDAMSSRSKDLWITGISVVALAIVVWMSASLADMLRFAMISAFLTAPVFAWLNFSIIRGERQLSTSMRVLSYAGLVFLIGFTLLFLASQTGLLA from the coding sequence ATGGTGATCGACGGCGAGACCAGGACCACGACCGAGCGCTCGACGTGGAGCAGCCGGCGGGGGGCGTTGGGTCCGGGGCTGCTCGCGGCGTCCGCGGCGATCGGCGCCTCGCACCTCATCTCCTCCACCCAGGCGGGGGCGCTCTTCGGCTGGCAGCTGGTCTGGCTCATCGTCCTCGCCAACGTGCTCAAGTACCCGTTCTTCCGCTTCGGCCCGCAGTACGCCGCCGAGACCGGCCGCAGCCTGGTCGAGGGCTACGCACGGCGCGGGAAGGCCTACCTCTGGGTGTTCTTCGTCCTCGCCGCCGTCTCCTCGGTCATCTCGACGGCCGGCGTGGCGCTGCTGTGCACGGTGATCCTGGCCTACCTGCTGCCCGCGTCGTGGGGCCTCGGCGTGCCCGTGCTCGCGGCGGGGCTGCTCGCGGTGACCTGGATGCTGCTCGTCGGCGGCCACTACAAGGCCCTGGACGGCGTCACGAAGATCATCATGGTCCTGCTCGCGCTCTCCACCGTGGTGGCCGTGGTCATGGCGGCGGGTCAGGGCGCGGTGCGGCAGCCGGGCTTCGAGGACCCCTCGCCGTGGACCCTCGCCACGCTGCCCTTCCTCGTCGCGGTCATCGGCTGGATGCCGGCCCCGATCGAGATCAGCGCGCTCAACTCGCTGTGGGTCAAGGCCAAGGGGGCCGACCGACGCCTCGCGGTGCGCGACGTGCTCTTCGACTTCAACCTCGGCTACGTCGTGTCGACGGTGCTCGCCGTGTTCTTCATCGGCCTGGGCGTCTTCGTGCAGTACGGCAGCGGCCAGGAGATGGAGATGGCCGGCGGCGCCTACATCCCCCAGCTCATGAGCATGTACGGCGCGGCGATCGGGCAGTGGGCGGTGCCGCTCATGGCGCTCATCGCCTTCGCCTGCATGTTCGGCACCGTCATCTCGGTCGTCGACGGGTACGGCCGGGCGGCCGCCGAGTCGCTGCGGCTCATCCGGGGCCAGGACGCCATGAGCAGCCGCTCCAAGGACCTGTGGATCACCGGCATCTCGGTCGTCGCGCTGGCGATCGTCGTCTGGATGAGCGCCTCGCTCGCTGACATGCTGCGCTTCGCGATGATCAGCGCCTTCCTCACCGCGCCGGTCTTCGCGTGGCTGAACTTCTCGATCATCCGCGGCGAGCGCCAGCTGTCGACCAGCATGCGGGTGCTGTCCTACGCCGGGCTGGTCTTCCTCATCGGCTTCACCCTGCTGTTCCTCGCCTCCCAGACCGGGCTGCTCGCCTGA
- a CDS encoding glycosyltransferase family 4 protein produces the protein MRIALFTEVFLPKVDGVVTRVTRTLDQLADLGHEALVFAPGEPPTRYGPHRVVKVRSVSFQPWYPEIMVGLPTARIARGMQAFHPDIVHAVNPVWLAAYGVISARRRNLPLLASFHTDVPSYTTRLGNGLHLLRAPSEAWITGMHNLAEVNLCTSGQMVRRAREVGIREVDLWPKAVDTEGYHPSRRSAEMRELLTGGHPEAPLVLYVGRLSREKDLDQLLEPIRELAAEGVRLAFVGSGPARAELETLFAGTPTVFTGYLAGEELAAAYASADAFAFPSTTETLGLVALESMASGVPVVGARAGGIPFVIEDGVTGFLVEPGDTAGYADRLRRLLLEPGLKDRMGAAARADAQTHSWRASTESLVSSYELAIERHVGRRPVPKPLRARTHRDLPPPE, from the coding sequence ATGCGCATCGCCCTCTTCACCGAGGTCTTCCTGCCCAAGGTCGACGGGGTCGTCACCCGCGTCACCCGCACCCTCGACCAGCTCGCCGACCTCGGGCACGAGGCGCTCGTCTTCGCGCCCGGCGAGCCGCCGACCCGCTACGGCCCGCACCGGGTCGTCAAGGTCCGGTCGGTGTCCTTCCAGCCGTGGTACCCCGAGATCATGGTGGGCCTGCCCACCGCCCGGATCGCGCGCGGCATGCAGGCCTTCCACCCCGACATCGTGCACGCCGTCAACCCGGTGTGGCTCGCCGCCTACGGCGTCATCTCGGCGCGGCGGCGCAACCTGCCGCTGCTCGCCAGCTTCCACACCGACGTGCCCTCCTACACGACCCGGCTCGGCAACGGGCTGCACCTGCTGCGCGCGCCGAGCGAGGCCTGGATCACCGGGATGCACAACCTCGCCGAGGTCAACCTGTGCACGTCAGGGCAGATGGTGCGGCGGGCCCGCGAGGTGGGGATCCGCGAGGTCGACCTGTGGCCCAAGGCGGTCGACACCGAGGGCTACCACCCCTCGCGGCGCAGCGCGGAGATGCGCGAGCTGCTCACCGGCGGGCACCCGGAGGCGCCGCTCGTGCTCTACGTCGGGCGGCTCTCCCGGGAGAAGGACCTCGACCAGCTGCTGGAGCCGATCCGCGAGCTGGCCGCCGAGGGCGTCCGGCTGGCCTTCGTCGGGTCGGGGCCGGCCCGCGCCGAGCTGGAGACGCTGTTCGCCGGCACCCCGACGGTCTTCACCGGCTACCTCGCCGGGGAGGAGCTGGCCGCGGCCTACGCCAGCGCCGACGCCTTCGCCTTCCCCTCGACGACCGAGACGCTGGGGCTGGTCGCGCTGGAGTCCATGGCCAGCGGGGTGCCGGTGGTCGGCGCCCGGGCCGGGGGCATCCCCTTCGTCATCGAGGACGGCGTCACCGGCTTCCTCGTCGAGCCGGGCGACACGGCGGGGTATGCCGACCGCCTGCGCCGCCTCCTGCTCGAGCCCGGGCTCAAGGACCGCATGGGCGCGGCCGCCCGCGCGGATGCGCAGACCCACTCCTGGCGCGCCTCGACCGAGTCGCTGGTCAGCTCCTACGAGCTCGCGATCGAGCGGCACGTCGGCCGCCGCCCGGTGCCCAAGCCGCTGCGGGCCCGCACGCACCGCGACCTGCCCCCGCCCGAGTAG
- a CDS encoding response regulator transcription factor, producing MTASQTEPEATLLVVEDETNIRELLTTSLRFAGFSVHAAPDGRSALQLSGEHDFDLAVLDIMLPDMDGFTVTRTLRERGLDLPIVFLTAKDSLDDKIKGLTVGGDDYVTKPFSLEEVVARIRAVLRRTRVADEGDDHALRVADLELDEDSHEVRRAGKVIEVSPTEFKLLRYLMLNPGRVLSKSQILDHVWDYDFRGEMNIVESYISYLRRKIDVVGEPLIHTKRGVGYVLREPR from the coding sequence ATGACCGCGAGCCAGACCGAGCCGGAGGCCACGCTCCTCGTCGTCGAGGACGAGACCAACATCCGCGAGCTGCTCACGACGAGCCTGCGGTTCGCCGGGTTCTCGGTGCACGCCGCGCCGGACGGGCGCAGCGCCCTCCAGCTCTCCGGCGAGCACGACTTCGACCTGGCCGTGCTCGACATCATGCTCCCCGACATGGACGGCTTCACCGTCACCCGCACCCTGCGCGAGCGCGGGCTGGACCTGCCCATCGTCTTCCTCACCGCCAAGGACTCCCTCGACGACAAGATCAAGGGCCTGACCGTGGGAGGCGACGACTACGTCACCAAGCCGTTCAGCCTGGAGGAGGTCGTGGCCCGCATCCGCGCCGTGCTGCGCCGCACCCGGGTGGCCGACGAGGGTGATGACCACGCCCTGCGCGTCGCCGACCTCGAGCTCGACGAGGACAGCCACGAGGTGCGCCGGGCCGGCAAGGTCATCGAGGTCTCCCCCACCGAGTTCAAGCTGCTGCGCTACCTCATGCTCAACCCGGGCCGGGTGCTCTCCAAGAGCCAGATCCTGGACCACGTGTGGGACTACGACTTCCGGGGGGAGATGAACATCGTCGAGTCCTACATCTCCTACCTGCGGCGCAAGATCGACGTCGTCGGCGAGCCGCTCATCCACACCAAGCGCGGCGTCGGCTACGTGCTGCGCGAGCCGCGCTGA